Proteins from one Triticum aestivum cultivar Chinese Spring chromosome 7A, IWGSC CS RefSeq v2.1, whole genome shotgun sequence genomic window:
- the LOC123154431 gene encoding protein ALP1-like — translation MDRKTKMLIYAAAVQWFINMITLVVQSRKRKRREAITYAPIDERDRMRREYFDNKIWKNDTTCVNMLRLRREPFFRFCQLFRDRNLLKDTIHLTIEQQVAMFLHTVGHNIRNMVIGANFGRSGEVVSCYFQRVLHAIGELRDDLIRKPSLETQTKIEGNYRWDPYFKDCIGAIDGTHVRASVTLDMEASFRGRKTYATQNVMAAVDFDLRFTYVLAGWEGTAHDALVLRDALERENGLRVPQGKFYLVDAGYGAKRGFLPPFHGVRYHLNEWGNNPVQNERELFNLRHSSLRVTVERAFGSLKRRFKILDDATPFFLFPTQVDIVVACCIIHNWVINDGIDEYIIPEDEWVPNITHASSLSGQAHEHAYMVNFRQGVADQMWEDRQNHLQGQNM, via the exons ATGGACAGAAAGACAAAGATGTTAATTTATGCGGCTGCGGTGCAATGGTTTATCAACATGATAACATTGGTTGTTCaatccagaaaaagaaaaaggagagaagCAATTACGTATGCCCCAATTGATGAGAGAGATAGGATGAGAAGAGAGTATTTTGACAACAAAATATGGAAGAATGACACAACCTGTGTGAACATGCTTAGGCTTCGGAGAGAACCTTTCTTTAGGTTTTGTCAACTCTTTAGGGATCGCAACTTGCTAAAGGACACAATACATTTGACTATTGAGCAACAAGTAGCAATGTTCTTGCACACCGTCGGGCACAACATTAGAAACATGGTAATTGGCGCCAATTTTGGTAGATCCGGTGAAGTTGTGAGTTGTTACTTCCAAAGGGTACTCCATGCCATTGGCGAGCTTCGAGATGACCTTATTAGGAAGCCTTCATTGGAGACCCAAACCAAAATAGAAGGAAACTACCGGTGGGATCCATACTTTAAG GATTGTATTGGAGCTATTGATGGTACACATGTGCGAGCCTCCGTTACATTGGATATGGAGGCTTCCTTTCGTGGTAGAAAGACTTATGCCACTCAAAACGTGATGGCGGCTGTAGATTTTGATCTTCGATTCACATATGTGTTGGCCGGGTGGGAGGGGACAGCACATGATGCTCTAGTTTTACGTGATGCTTTAGAACGTGAAAATGGTCTACGTGTCCCACAAG GGAAATTTTATCTAGTTGATGCTGGATATGGAGCCAAACGTGGTTTTTTGCCTCCTTTTCATGGTGTGAGGTACCACTTGAATGAGTGGGGAAACAACCCTGTGCAAAATGAGAGGGAGTTGTTCAACCTTAGGCATTCTTCTCTTCGCGTGACTGTAGAACGTGCATTTGGGTCATTGAAGAGAAGATTCAAGATACTTGATGATGCCACTCCATTCTTTCTCTTTCcaacacaagttgacattgttgtGGCTTGTTGCATTATTCACAATTGGGTTATAAATGATGGGATAGATGAATATATCATACCCGAGGATGAATGGGTGCCAAATATTACTCATGCTTCATCATTAAGTGGTCAAGCACATGAACATGCATACATGGTTAATTTTAGGCAAGGAGTTGCTGATCAAATGTGGGAAGACCGACAAAACCATTTGCAAGGTCAAAATATGTAG